One Pleurocapsa sp. PCC 7327 DNA segment encodes these proteins:
- a CDS encoding AI-2E family transporter, translated as MREDGLTKVQRAVKVLERLPRWLILGLAFPLLVLNGWVFLVVFHYFQSLITIFVTANLLAFILNYPVNLLTSRGAKRNRAILFVGLLAVLLILVLGLTLAPAVVGQFNELIARLPTWIESSSQQVQIFDRWAAGRKLPLNLTGLAIQLTERLAEQLQSLTGQVFNVIAITIGGVFNFVFILVMTFYLLLQGDRLWDGIFLWFPQPYGSLLRQLLRQNFHNYFIGQASLAAIMGTSMTIAFVLLQVPFALLFGLGVGFMALFPFGTGVSISAISLLMALKSVWLGLKVLGVAVVIQQIIENGIAPRLLGGFTGLNPVWILIALLIGAQVAGILGLLLAVPLAGFLKGVASLMRSHLLEEHSLESLK; from the coding sequence ATGAGAGAGGATGGGTTAACGAAAGTACAAAGAGCGGTTAAAGTTCTTGAACGACTGCCTCGCTGGCTAATTTTGGGATTGGCATTTCCGCTACTCGTTCTCAATGGCTGGGTATTTCTTGTGGTATTTCACTATTTCCAGTCTCTCATTACTATCTTTGTTACTGCCAATCTTTTGGCTTTTATCTTGAATTATCCGGTCAATTTGCTGACCTCGCGCGGCGCCAAGCGCAATCGCGCGATCTTATTTGTCGGGTTGTTGGCTGTATTGCTCATTCTCGTTCTCGGTCTTACTTTAGCACCTGCGGTCGTCGGACAGTTTAACGAGCTGATCGCCCGACTGCCTACCTGGATCGAGTCTAGCAGCCAACAAGTTCAAATATTCGATCGCTGGGCGGCAGGACGCAAGCTGCCGCTGAACTTGACGGGTTTGGCGATTCAACTGACAGAACGCCTCGCAGAGCAATTGCAATCTTTGACGGGTCAAGTTTTTAATGTTATCGCAATTACTATCGGCGGCGTTTTCAATTTCGTCTTTATTCTCGTAATGACTTTTTACTTGCTCCTACAGGGCGATCGACTTTGGGATGGAATTTTTCTGTGGTTTCCTCAGCCCTACGGTTCCCTGCTGCGACAATTGTTGCGACAGAATTTCCACAACTATTTTATCGGACAAGCTTCTCTAGCCGCCATCATGGGAACGTCTATGACCATTGCTTTCGTGCTGCTGCAAGTTCCCTTTGCGCTGTTGTTTGGTTTGGGCGTAGGCTTTATGGCGCTTTTCCCTTTCGGCACTGGAGTAAGTATTAGCGCAATCAGTTTGTTAATGGCATTAAAAAGTGTTTGGTTGGGATTGAAGGTGCTAGGGGTTGCCGTCGTTATTCAACAAATTATCGAAAATGGCATTGCGCCTCGGTTGCTAGGAGGATTCACAGGACTCAATCCGGTTTGGATTTTAATCGCTTTGTTAATAGGCGCTCAGGTTGCGGGAATTTTGGGACTCTTACTTGCCGTACCCCTAGCGGGTTTTTTAAAAGGTGTCGCCAGCCTGATGCGTTCCCATCTTTTGGAGGAGCATTCTCTTGAGAGTTTAAAATGA
- the gcvT gene encoding glycine cleavage system aminomethyltransferase GcvT, which translates to MAESETLSNLLRTPLFDLEVEQKARLTAFSGWEMPVQFSGLKQEHEAVRTAVGMFDISHMGKFVLKGKELLKSLQSLVPSDLEGLQPGQAQYSVLLNPQAGIIDDIIFYYQGEDETGEQHGVLIVNAATTVKDKTWLLEHLNSTAVRLEDLSRNKVLIAIQGPQALVSFQPFVQEDLSSLKAFGHLEATVLDEPAFIARTGYTGEDGFEVMLDPAVGQKLWRSLREAGVTPCGLGARDTLRLEAAMCLYGQDINDKTTPLEAGLGWLVHLDNKGDFIGRSVLEKQKASGVERRLVGLQMEGRHIARHGYPVVSGSKVVGEVTSGTLSPTLGKAIALAYVPTALSKVGQSLEVKIRGKTYPATVVKKPFYRSPSRL; encoded by the coding sequence GTGGCAGAATCGGAAACCCTTTCTAACCTCTTACGCACTCCCCTGTTCGACCTCGAAGTAGAACAGAAAGCCAGACTGACGGCTTTTTCTGGATGGGAGATGCCAGTGCAGTTTAGCGGACTCAAGCAAGAACACGAGGCAGTGCGGACTGCTGTGGGCATGTTCGATATTTCTCACATGGGCAAATTTGTTTTAAAGGGAAAAGAATTGCTCAAAAGTCTTCAATCCTTGGTGCCCTCTGACTTGGAAGGCTTGCAACCCGGTCAAGCACAATACAGCGTCCTTCTCAACCCTCAAGCTGGCATCATTGACGACATTATCTTCTACTATCAGGGCGAGGATGAAACTGGCGAGCAACATGGCGTATTAATTGTTAATGCTGCCACGACTGTTAAAGATAAAACCTGGTTGTTGGAACACCTCAATTCAACTGCCGTTCGACTAGAAGATCTTTCCCGCAATAAGGTTTTAATTGCCATTCAGGGACCGCAAGCCCTAGTCTCGTTTCAGCCTTTTGTGCAAGAAGATTTGAGTTCTCTTAAAGCTTTCGGACATCTAGAGGCAACGGTGCTGGACGAACCCGCGTTTATTGCCAGGACGGGTTATACCGGAGAGGACGGGTTTGAAGTTATGCTAGATCCAGCAGTAGGACAAAAATTGTGGCGATCTCTCCGAGAGGCTGGCGTAACTCCCTGCGGTTTGGGCGCGAGAGACACCCTGCGTCTAGAAGCGGCGATGTGCCTCTACGGGCAAGATATCAACGATAAGACGACTCCTTTAGAAGCCGGTTTGGGATGGCTAGTTCATTTGGATAACAAAGGCGATTTTATCGGACGTTCCGTCCTAGAAAAGCAAAAGGCATCGGGGGTAGAACGCCGTTTGGTAGGCTTGCAGATGGAAGGACGACACATTGCCCGCCACGGTTATCCCGTTGTGTCCGGCAGTAAAGTCGTCGGAGAAGTGACTAGCGGGACGCTATCGCCTACTTTAGGGAAAGCGATCGCGCTTGCTTATGTTCCTACCGCTTTAAGTAAAGTCGGACAGTCTCTAGAAGTAAAAATTCGCGGCAAAACCTATCCCGCTACCGTTGTTAAAAAACCCTTCTACCGTTCTCCCAGTCGTCTTTAA
- a CDS encoding NFACT family protein, with protein sequence MQSVDFTTLTAACAELRTRWLPARVEQVYQRDRYTVVLALRTLKQRGWLTLCWHPQAARICIGDAPPRIPDTFTFSDQLRHQLNGYALTAIDAIAPWERVVDLQFAKRPGDLPQWHLYVEIMGKYSNVILTDANTEIVTAAHQVTASQSSVRTVQTGQPYELPPALAGNLPSLSESRVRWQERVSLIPGAIERQLLKSYRGLSPTVARSMVRAANLEPERSTQTLADSDWQRLFHFWQEWLQILEAGNFKPGWTEDGYTVLGWGMTKPVESVQTLLNRYYTARLEQETFQQLRHQLRQKVSNSLQKLRLKAESFQQRLQQSDAADTYRLQADLLMANLHRWQPGMTSISLEDFETGEPVSISLNPEKNGVQNAQALYKQHQKLKRARGAVEPLLQEVRSEIEYLEQVEASLHQLEGYNNPEDLQTLEEIREELIQQNYLGATQQHSRSTTDESKPYRYRTPSGFEVWIGRNNRQNDRLTFRMAGDYDLWLHSQEIAGSHVLLRLEPGAVPDEADLQFAANWAAYFSQARESDRVPVVYTKLKYVYKPKGTKPGMVVYKHETVIWGYPHKVKRYLTTDA encoded by the coding sequence ATGCAATCAGTTGACTTTACTACTTTAACGGCTGCTTGTGCCGAACTGAGAACCCGTTGGCTACCTGCCCGCGTCGAACAGGTTTATCAGCGCGATCGCTACACCGTTGTTCTTGCCTTGCGTACCCTCAAGCAGCGAGGCTGGTTAACGCTTTGCTGGCACCCGCAAGCGGCGAGAATATGCATTGGAGATGCCCCCCCTCGCATTCCCGATACGTTTACCTTTAGCGACCAATTGCGCCATCAATTGAACGGCTACGCCCTAACTGCCATAGACGCGATCGCGCCTTGGGAGAGGGTAGTCGATTTGCAATTTGCCAAGCGTCCCGGCGATCTTCCTCAGTGGCATCTCTACGTTGAAATCATGGGGAAATATAGCAATGTTATCTTAACGGATGCTAACACAGAGATTGTTACCGCTGCCCATCAAGTGACGGCTAGCCAATCTAGCGTTCGTACCGTTCAAACCGGACAACCTTACGAACTTCCGCCCGCCCTTGCAGGAAATTTACCGAGTTTGAGCGAATCGCGGGTGCGCTGGCAAGAACGAGTCAGCCTCATTCCTGGGGCAATTGAGCGGCAATTACTCAAAAGCTATCGCGGCTTGAGTCCTACTGTTGCCCGTTCGATGGTTCGAGCCGCCAATTTAGAACCCGAACGATCCACGCAAACGTTGGCAGACTCTGACTGGCAACGACTGTTTCACTTTTGGCAAGAATGGTTGCAAATCCTAGAAGCGGGCAATTTTAAACCCGGTTGGACGGAGGATGGCTATACGGTGCTCGGATGGGGAATGACTAAACCTGTCGAAAGCGTTCAAACCCTACTCAACCGTTATTACACGGCTCGACTGGAACAGGAAACTTTCCAACAATTACGCCATCAATTGCGCCAAAAAGTCAGCAACTCGCTACAGAAACTACGCCTCAAGGCAGAGAGTTTCCAACAACGCTTGCAGCAATCCGATGCAGCAGATACCTATCGCCTACAGGCCGATTTACTGATGGCGAATCTGCATCGGTGGCAACCTGGGATGACATCGATTAGCCTTGAGGATTTTGAAACGGGCGAACCCGTCAGTATTTCTCTCAATCCAGAAAAAAACGGCGTGCAGAACGCACAAGCTCTCTACAAACAGCATCAAAAACTCAAACGAGCCAGAGGTGCGGTAGAACCTTTACTCCAAGAAGTCCGCTCCGAAATCGAGTATTTAGAGCAAGTAGAAGCAAGTTTGCATCAACTAGAAGGCTATAACAACCCAGAAGATTTACAAACGCTAGAGGAAATCCGCGAGGAACTGATTCAACAAAATTATCTAGGAGCTACTCAACAGCACAGTCGCAGTACCACAGACGAATCTAAACCCTATCGCTATCGCACGCCCTCTGGATTTGAAGTGTGGATCGGCAGAAACAACCGCCAGAACGATCGCCTTACCTTTCGCATGGCAGGGGATTACGACCTTTGGTTGCATAGCCAAGAAATAGCTGGGAGCCATGTTTTGTTGCGTCTAGAACCCGGAGCCGTTCCCGACGAAGCCGATTTACAGTTTGCAGCTAATTGGGCGGCTTATTTCAGTCAGGCACGGGAAAGCGATCGCGTTCCGGTAGTCTACACCAAACTCAAGTACGTTTATAAACCCAAAGGCACTAAACCAGGAATGGTCGTCTACAAGCATGAAACTGTAATTTGGGGATACCCCCATAAAGTAAAACGATATCTAACAACAGATGCATAA
- a CDS encoding M20 family metallopeptidase yields MVFTFPTPNFIDLSQIRLEIRSLQTRLVEWRRRFHQRPELGFQEQLTTEFLSQKLTEMEIDHRTGIAKTGIVATIESNHPGPVLAIRADMDALPIQEENDVSYRSKHDGIMHACGHDGHTAIALGTACYLSQHRDDFKGTVKIIFQPAEESPGGAKPMIEEGVLKNPDVDAIIGLHLWNNLPLGTIGVRSGALMAAVECFRCTIQGKGGHGAMPHQTVDSIVVSAQIVNALQTIVARNVNPIDSAVVTVGELHAGTALNVIADTARMSGTVRYFNPALEDYIGKRIDEIIAGVCHGHGATYELDYWRLYPPTINDARIADLVRSVALEVVETPAGIVPECQTMGGEDMSFFLQEVPGCYFFLGSANPEKGLAYPHHHPRFDFDEAALGVGVEMFVRCVEKFCQ; encoded by the coding sequence ATGGTTTTTACTTTTCCCACTCCAAACTTTATCGATCTATCTCAAATTCGTTTAGAAATTCGCTCCCTGCAAACCCGTTTGGTGGAATGGCGGAGAAGATTTCATCAACGTCCCGAACTGGGTTTTCAAGAGCAATTAACCACCGAATTCCTTTCCCAGAAACTAACAGAAATGGAAATCGACCATCGAACGGGCATCGCTAAAACGGGGATCGTCGCCACGATTGAGAGTAATCATCCGGGCCCGGTGTTGGCAATTCGGGCAGATATGGATGCCTTACCGATTCAGGAAGAAAATGATGTCTCCTATCGTTCAAAACACGACGGCATCATGCATGCCTGCGGACACGACGGACATACTGCGATCGCGCTGGGAACGGCATGCTATCTCTCCCAACATCGAGACGACTTCAAAGGAACTGTCAAAATTATCTTCCAACCCGCAGAAGAAAGTCCAGGCGGTGCGAAACCGATGATCGAGGAAGGAGTTCTCAAAAATCCCGATGTCGATGCCATTATCGGACTGCATCTTTGGAATAATCTTCCTCTCGGCACGATAGGCGTTCGTAGCGGGGCATTAATGGCAGCCGTAGAATGTTTTCGCTGCACCATCCAGGGTAAAGGCGGACACGGTGCCATGCCCCATCAAACTGTCGATTCGATAGTAGTTAGCGCTCAAATCGTCAATGCTTTACAAACTATTGTCGCCCGCAATGTCAATCCCATCGATTCAGCAGTCGTTACCGTTGGGGAACTCCATGCAGGCACAGCACTGAATGTCATTGCCGATACGGCGAGAATGAGCGGGACCGTCCGCTATTTTAACCCTGCCTTAGAAGATTATATCGGCAAGCGCATTGATGAAATCATCGCGGGAGTCTGTCACGGTCACGGCGCAACTTACGAGCTAGATTACTGGCGGCTGTATCCTCCCACGATCAACGATGCTCGTATCGCTGACTTAGTGCGTTCTGTGGCGTTAGAAGTGGTAGAAACCCCAGCAGGAATAGTCCCAGAGTGTCAAACCATGGGTGGAGAGGATATGTCCTTCTTTTTGCAAGAAGTACCGGGGTGTTATTTCTTCTTAGGTTCCGCCAATCCAGAGAAAGGATTAGCCTATCCCCATCACCATCCTCGCTTCGATTTTGATGAAGCTGCCTTAGGAGTGGGGGTAGAAATGTTTGTCCGTTGCGTGGAAAAGTTTTGTCAGTAA
- a CDS encoding CAP domain-containing protein, which translates to MNQTVAGMILGLAMLTGGLLGCQSLDSQNGASSLPASQSVAFALVNPDSLASLEQAIYEEINRYRQTRKLPPLKLNSDISRYARIHSERMAAGIVSFSHDGFEKRVQSIGQIIPYEQAAENLSVNVGYIDPVKVAVQGWIASSGHRKNLEGEFDLTGIGVARNASGEYYFTQIFLKQRYPRETNTVEAGRWKSPVPTKNSPLDSSLLITIEQEVYRQVNQYRLSRNLAPLRLDARLSYEARLYSQKMARGEAPFSHDGREERFKKVGRIVPYRKAAENLAVNKVFADPGSVAVEGWIRSSGHRQNMEGKFNVTGIGVAKNHQGEYYLTQFFILKR; encoded by the coding sequence ATGAATCAGACAGTTGCTGGAATGATTTTAGGATTAGCAATGCTAACTGGGGGATTATTGGGTTGCCAGTCTCTCGACAGTCAGAATGGCGCTTCCTCGCTTCCAGCTTCTCAGAGTGTCGCGTTTGCGCTCGTCAATCCCGATTCTCTTGCTAGCTTAGAGCAAGCTATTTACGAGGAAATCAATCGGTATCGTCAAACCCGAAAGCTACCACCTCTCAAGTTGAATTCAGACATTAGTCGGTACGCCAGAATTCATAGCGAACGCATGGCGGCAGGAATCGTTTCTTTCAGTCACGATGGCTTTGAGAAACGGGTACAATCTATCGGTCAAATCATTCCTTACGAACAAGCGGCAGAAAATCTATCGGTTAATGTGGGATATATAGATCCGGTGAAGGTTGCCGTGCAGGGGTGGATTGCCAGTTCCGGTCATCGTAAAAATCTGGAGGGAGAGTTCGATCTCACTGGAATTGGGGTAGCTAGAAATGCAAGTGGAGAATATTATTTCACGCAAATTTTTCTTAAACAACGTTATCCGAGAGAGACGAATACAGTCGAGGCAGGCAGATGGAAATCTCCCGTACCGACTAAGAATTCTCCCTTAGACTCTTCTTTGCTGATTACCATAGAACAAGAAGTTTATCGACAGGTCAATCAGTACCGCCTGTCTCGCAATCTAGCTCCTTTGAGGTTGGATGCCCGACTCAGCTATGAGGCGAGACTTTACAGTCAAAAAATGGCACGAGGAGAAGCGCCTTTCAGCCATGATGGAAGAGAAGAACGATTCAAAAAAGTCGGACGGATCGTTCCCTATCGCAAGGCAGCAGAAAATCTCGCTGTCAACAAAGTGTTTGCCGATCCGGGATCGGTTGCTGTAGAAGGATGGATTAGGAGTTCCGGTCATCGCCAAAATATGGAGGGAAAATTCAATGTTACGGGGATTGGCGTTGCCAAAAATCACCAAGGTGAATACTATCTTACCCAGTTTTTTATTCTTAAACGGTAG
- a CDS encoding protein kinase has translation MTKTLLNNRYQILQILGKGGFGETFLAIDTHMPSARKCVIKQLKPAIQVPTIPQWLQERFKREAAVLEELGENHLQIPRLYAYFSEGGDFYLVQEWIEGMTLTQKHQQKGNFSAEEVREILLDLLPVLDYIHSRRIIHRDIKPDNIILRACDGKPVLIDFGVMKEAVATVINTDGTTTYSVALGTPGYMSSEQAAGRPLYSSDLYSLGLTAVFLLTGKTPQYLSTDERTGELIWRQDLPDLDSNLAAAIDRAIRFHPRDRFSSAKEMLAALKGSVKMPKAVPVDASEQARQVQTHLQEKTNLMGATPSAPTESENAWMQWVFGLLLFSGVIAGAFAVGYYAFSLRESSNPSPSNPSPSAPFDSTPQTFPPILSPDSKGTQSPTPQPEATASPIPEVTPNPEPEATVSPVPEASPTQEPEATASPSPEASPTQEPEATTSPSPEASPIQEPEATTSPSPEASPTQEPEATTSPSPEASPSSPETTNQSSSPSTEATPEPSATIVPEQTPPQESKNSSSNAVPIFNIGTPESRIREMLGQPISTSKGIRDNNHIVLYKNVVSDRVELDYSVDSKTEQLKRTEVSFAQTVDLLTMKEALNSLLGGKAPESAKQALEQIYYRQSDRYSFTVGNLTGTIERNQSDRIYMKVWETDFHS, from the coding sequence ATGACAAAAACACTGTTAAATAATCGCTATCAAATCTTACAAATTCTGGGCAAAGGTGGCTTTGGCGAAACCTTTCTGGCGATCGATACCCATATGCCTTCAGCCAGAAAATGCGTCATAAAGCAGCTCAAACCTGCCATTCAAGTCCCTACAATCCCGCAGTGGTTACAAGAACGATTTAAGCGAGAGGCGGCGGTTTTAGAAGAATTGGGAGAAAATCATCTTCAGATTCCCCGACTGTATGCCTATTTCTCTGAAGGCGGCGACTTCTATCTAGTTCAGGAATGGATAGAAGGCATGACGCTCACCCAAAAACATCAACAAAAAGGTAATTTTTCGGCAGAAGAAGTTAGAGAAATTCTGCTCGATCTCTTGCCCGTTCTGGATTATATCCACAGCCGCCGCATTATTCACCGAGATATCAAACCCGACAATATTATTCTGCGTGCTTGTGATGGCAAACCCGTTTTAATTGACTTCGGAGTCATGAAAGAAGCCGTGGCAACGGTAATTAACACCGATGGAACGACAACTTATTCCGTTGCCCTCGGAACCCCTGGTTATATGTCCTCCGAACAGGCGGCAGGTCGTCCCCTTTATTCTAGCGATCTCTACAGCTTAGGGTTAACAGCCGTCTTTTTACTGACGGGGAAAACCCCACAATACTTATCTACAGACGAGCGCACCGGAGAGCTGATCTGGCGACAAGATTTACCCGATCTCGATTCTAATCTAGCCGCAGCGATCGATCGCGCTATTCGCTTTCATCCGCGCGATCGCTTTTCCTCGGCCAAAGAAATGCTTGCCGCCTTGAAAGGCAGTGTAAAAATGCCCAAAGCAGTTCCTGTTGACGCTTCCGAGCAGGCAAGGCAAGTCCAAACCCATCTCCAGGAAAAAACAAACCTGATGGGGGCGACTCCTTCAGCGCCAACGGAATCAGAAAACGCTTGGATGCAGTGGGTATTTGGACTGTTGCTGTTTTCGGGAGTAATAGCGGGAGCTTTTGCGGTTGGCTATTATGCCTTTTCCCTAAGAGAGTCTTCCAATCCTTCGCCTTCCAATCCTTCGCCTTCTGCCCCATTCGACTCAACTCCCCAAACTTTTCCTCCCATTCTCTCGCCAGACTCGAAAGGAACGCAGTCTCCTACGCCGCAACCAGAGGCTACCGCTTCTCCAATCCCAGAAGTTACCCCCAACCCGGAACCGGAAGCGACAGTCAGTCCAGTACCGGAAGCCTCGCCAACCCAGGAGCCGGAAGCCACCGCTAGCCCCTCTCCCGAAGCCTCGCCAACTCAGGAGCCGGAAGCCACCACTAGCCCCTCTCCCGAAGCCTCGCCAATCCAGGAGCCGGAAGCCACCACTAGCCCCTCTCCCGAAGCCTCGCCAACTCAGGAGCCGGAAGCCACCACTAGCCCCTCTCCCGAAGCTAGTCCATCCTCTCCGGAAACGACGAATCAATCCAGTTCGCCCTCAACAGAAGCGACACCCGAACCTTCTGCCACAATTGTCCCCGAACAAACGCCCCCTCAAGAAAGCAAAAACAGTTCTTCAAATGCCGTTCCTATTTTTAACATCGGAACGCCGGAAAGTCGAATCAGAGAAATGCTCGGACAACCTATCTCAACGAGTAAGGGAATCCGAGATAACAATCATATTGTTTTATACAAAAACGTTGTGTCCGATCGCGTAGAACTGGATTATTCAGTCGATTCCAAAACCGAGCAACTAAAACGAACTGAAGTCTCCTTTGCTCAGACAGTTGACCTGTTAACGATGAAAGAAGCTTTGAATAGCTTATTAGGCGGTAAGGCTCCAGAATCTGCCAAACAAGCGTTAGAGCAAATTTATTATCGCCAAAGCGATCGCTATTCATTTACTGTTGGGAATCTAACAGGAACGATAGAGCGAAATCAAAGCGATCGCATTTATATGAAAGTTTGGGAAACCGATTTTCATTCTTAA
- a CDS encoding ribonuclease D, whose amino-acid sequence MSLENFQVCDRDLPQDTLSKYLSVEAIAVDTETMGLIPGRDRLCLVQLCDPSGFVTAIRIAKGQTEAPNLKQLMEATNITKIFHFARFDLAQLRYNFGIETQPIFCTKIASKLARTYTSNHGLKNLVQDLEGVELDKSSQSSDWGNAANLTEAQLSYAANDVRYLHGLRDKLTTMLKREDRWELAQQCFACLPTFVALDLLQYQAIFDH is encoded by the coding sequence ATGAGTTTAGAAAATTTTCAAGTTTGCGATCGCGATCTTCCTCAAGACACTCTATCGAAGTATCTATCGGTTGAAGCGATCGCGGTCGATACCGAAACGATGGGATTGATTCCCGGACGCGATCGCCTGTGCTTAGTACAATTATGCGATCCGAGTGGATTTGTCACGGCAATTCGCATCGCCAAAGGACAAACGGAAGCGCCTAATTTAAAACAATTAATGGAAGCAACTAATATCACTAAAATTTTTCACTTTGCTCGTTTCGATCTCGCTCAACTTCGTTACAATTTTGGAATAGAAACTCAACCAATTTTTTGTACTAAAATTGCTAGTAAATTAGCTCGAACTTATACATCCAATCATGGATTAAAAAACTTAGTTCAAGACTTAGAAGGAGTAGAATTGGACAAAAGCTCTCAAAGTTCTGATTGGGGCAACGCAGCTAATTTAACTGAAGCGCAATTGAGCTATGCAGCAAATGATGTACGCTATTTACATGGGTTGAGAGATAAGCTGACGACAATGCTCAAACGAGAAGACCGTTGGGAATTAGCACAGCAGTGTTTTGCTTGCCTTCCTACCTTTGTTGCCTTGGATTTATTACAATATCAGGCTATTTTCGATCATTAA
- the glcD gene encoding glycolate oxidase subunit GlcD, protein MLLRKIFNDTDSKWKPIIQEFEAVLGKDGVVRRKDELLTYECDGLTAYRQRPAVVVLPRTTEQVAAAVKICDRYNLPWVARGAGTGLSGGALPVEDCVLIVTARMKQILDVDLENQRVVVQPGVINNWVTQAVSGAGFYYAPDPSSQIICSIGGNVAENSGGVHCLKYGVTTNHVMGLKLVIPDGSIIDVGGFVSEMPGYDLTGLFVGSEGTLGIATEITLRILKTPESICVLLADFTSIEAAGSSVADIISAGIIPAGMEIMDNLSINAVEDVAKTNCYPRDAEAILLIELDGLEVEVAANKKRVAEICQKNGARNITSANDPETRLKLWKGRKAAFAAAGHISPNYFVQDGVIPRTQLARVLKEINALGERYGYRIANVFHAGDGNLHPLVLYDNSVPGAWEQVEKLGGEILRLCVEAGGSLSGEHGIGSDKNCYMPYMFNQVDLETMQYVRDCFNPKGLANPGKVFPTPRTCGEAANAQKMAQFKEAELF, encoded by the coding sequence ATGCTACTAAGAAAAATCTTTAACGATACAGATAGTAAATGGAAACCGATTATTCAAGAATTTGAAGCTGTCCTCGGTAAAGATGGAGTAGTGCGGCGCAAAGATGAATTGCTGACCTACGAATGCGACGGATTGACGGCATACCGCCAACGCCCCGCAGTTGTCGTCCTGCCACGCACCACCGAACAAGTCGCCGCCGCCGTCAAAATCTGCGATCGCTACAATCTCCCTTGGGTTGCCAGAGGCGCGGGAACGGGTTTATCTGGGGGGGCTTTACCCGTCGAAGATTGCGTTCTCATCGTCACCGCCCGCATGAAACAAATCCTAGACGTTGACCTAGAAAATCAGCGCGTCGTCGTGCAACCGGGAGTTATTAACAACTGGGTCACTCAAGCTGTTAGCGGGGCTGGATTCTATTACGCCCCCGATCCGTCCAGTCAGATTATTTGTTCCATTGGCGGCAACGTCGCAGAAAATTCTGGCGGCGTTCACTGTCTCAAATATGGCGTTACTACCAATCACGTCATGGGATTAAAATTAGTTATTCCCGACGGTTCGATTATCGATGTTGGCGGTTTCGTCTCGGAAATGCCGGGATACGATCTAACGGGATTATTTGTCGGATCTGAGGGCACCTTGGGCATTGCTACAGAAATTACCCTGCGAATTCTCAAAACTCCCGAATCGATCTGCGTTCTTTTGGCAGACTTTACTAGTATTGAAGCGGCGGGAAGTTCGGTGGCGGATATCATCAGCGCGGGGATTATTCCCGCTGGAATGGAAATTATGGACAACCTCAGCATTAATGCCGTAGAAGACGTCGCCAAAACCAATTGTTACCCCAGAGATGCAGAGGCAATTCTGTTAATAGAATTAGATGGATTAGAGGTAGAAGTTGCCGCCAATAAGAAGCGCGTTGCCGAAATTTGTCAAAAGAATGGGGCAAGAAATATTACTTCGGCAAATGACCCAGAAACGCGCCTAAAATTGTGGAAAGGTCGCAAAGCCGCTTTTGCTGCGGCAGGGCATATCAGTCCCAATTATTTCGTGCAAGATGGGGTAATTCCTCGCACTCAGTTAGCCAGGGTACTTAAAGAAATCAATGCGTTAGGGGAACGATATGGCTATCGCATCGCCAATGTTTTCCACGCAGGAGATGGCAACCTTCACCCCTTAGTTCTATACGATAATTCCGTGCCCGGTGCCTGGGAACAAGTCGAAAAATTAGGCGGGGAAATTCTCAGACTCTGCGTTGAAGCGGGAGGCAGTCTTTCTGGAGAACACGGCATCGGTTCGGATAAGAACTGTTATATGCCCTATATGTTTAATCAAGTCGATTTAGAAACCATGCAATACGTGCGAGATTGTTTTAATCCTAAAGGATTAGCAAATCCTGGCAAGGTGTTTCCGACTCCTCGCACCTGTGGCGAAGCGGCTAATGCTCAAAAGATGGCGCAGTTTAAGGAAGCGGAGTTGTTTTGA